One Arcobacter sp. FWKO B genomic window, TTTTTATACAACACGGAGACACGAAAGATGTGGAAAGAGATTTGGGAGTAACGCCTGAACAGTTGGCGAGATTAGTGATTAGTAAGTCGTGAGTCGTAATTAGTGAATTGTGATTAGTGAAGAAAATTTGAGAAGTTAAATCTTAACTTTTTAGATTTTAGATTTTACTTTTTACCTAAATAAATGTGGCGTGAGCCACATTTATTTCAGCCACATTTATTATAGTTTTTCGCTATTTTTAGCTAAGTATTCAGCAACACCTTTTGTGTCAGCTTTCATACCTTCGTCACCTTTTTGCCAACCAGCTGGGCAAACTTCACCGTGAGTATTTACGAAAATCATAGTATCAACCATTCTTATCATCTCATCTATATTTCTTCCAAGTGGTAAGTCATTAATTACTGCGTGTCTTACAGTTCCATCTGAATCTAATAAGAAACTTCCTCTTAAAGCAACTGATTCATTAAATAATACATCAAAATCTCTTGCAATTTGTTTGCTTAAATCTGCTACTAGTGGGAATCTTACTTGTCCAATACCACCATTTTTAACATCTGTATTTTTCCATGCAAAGTGAGAAAATTGGCTATCTACTGATACACCTATTACATTTACACCTCTAGAAGTAAATTCTTCTAGTCTTTTATCAAATGCAATAATTTCTGACGGACATACAAATGTAAAGTCTAGTGGGTAGAAAAATATAACTGTACCTTTTTCACCTAAGTTATCATATAATCTAAAATTATCTACTATCTCATTATTACCTAATACAGCTGTAGCTGTAAAATCTGGAGCTTTTTTTGTTACTAACATATCTCTTCCTTTTTTAATTATAATTTAATCAGGGCAATTATACCATTATTTTTTTAAAATAAGAAAAAACAAATAGGATAAATTTTATCCTTTAAGAAAATTTTAATAATGTTTTATTATAAATCATTAGTTTTTCTTTTGTCTTATATATAATATAGTATAATCAAAAATCTTTACTAAAAAGGATCTATTATGGCACTTAAATCATTTGAAGTACAAAATGTGAAATGTGGAGGGTGTGCAAATACACTTAAAAAATCTCTGCATGATGAATTTGGTGAGGTTGATGTAAACCTAGATGTAATGCCAAGGGTAATTACACTTGATATAGATGATACAAAAATAAACACTCTAAAGGAAAAATTAAGAACACTGGGATATCCTTTGGTAACAGATGAGCTATCAACTGTACAAACTTTGAAGACAAAAGCAAAAAGTTTTGTATCTTGTGCGATAGGAAAAATGGATAGCTAGGCAATTATGTTTAAAATTGTAACATATTGTGTTTTAAAACCATTTAATTTAACTATTTAAAAGAAATATTAACGGATATTCGTTAAGATGACAAAGTGTATAAGTTCAAGGCGTATTGCTTTTGAACTTAAGGTTCACTTTGAAACAAATTCAATGTAAGGGGAAAATATGTCAAGAATGGAAGCTCCTGCTAATACGCCTGTATGGGTTGATGAAAGCAGATGTAAAGCATGTGATATATGTGTTTCTGTATGTCCAGCTGGTGTTTTGGGTATGAGACTAGAGCCAACTTCAACACTTGGTGCGATGATTACTATTGTTGCTCCTGAGTCTTGTATAGGTTGTAATGATTGTGAATTAGCATGTCCTGATTTTGCTATATATGTAGCTGATAAATCAGAATATAAGTTTGCTAAATTAAGTGATGAGGCAAAACAAAGAGCACAAGCTATTAAAGATAATAATTATAGAATTTTAAGTGCTTAAGGAGAAAATGAATGGCAACTAGAGAAGTAATTTCAAGTGGTAATGAGTTATCTGCATTAGCAGCCGTTGATGCAGGATGTAGATTTTTTGGTGGATATCCGATTACTCCTTCAAGTGAAGTAATGCACGAAATATCTGATTTATTACCAGAAGTTGGTGGTGCATGTATCCAAATGGAAGATGAAATAGCTGGAATTGCAGCAACAATTGGTGCAGCAATGAGTGGTGTTAGAGCTATGACAGCAACTTCAGGTCCAGGGGTTTCACTAAAAGCTGAAAACTTAGGACTTGCACAAATGGCAGAAGTTCCTTTGGTTTTAGTAAATGTTATGAGAGGTGGTCCATCAACTGGTCTTCCAACAAGGGTATCTCAAGGTGATGTAAGACAAGCTAGAAACCCAAGTCACGGGGATTATAGATCTATTACACTATGTGCTGGTAACTTAGCTGAGTGTTATACTGAAGTGGTAAGAGCATTTAATCTTGCAGATAGATTTATGCAACCAGTTATCGTTTTGACTGATGAAACTTTAGGTCATATGCATGGTAAAGCTATGCTTCCAACAGCAGAAGAAGTAAAAGCTGGGATAGTACCAAGAAAAGTTTTCACTGGATCTCCTGAAGATTATAGACCATACGGTGTTGGTGCTGATGAAGCTGCTGTTCTTAACCCAATGTTCCAAGGTTACAGATACCACTTCACAGGTCTTCACCATGATGGTAAAGGTTTTCCTACTGAAGAGATTGAAACATGTAGAAAACTTATCCAAAGACTTGAAGATAAAGTTATGATGCATACAGATGAACTTGAGTACAATGAAGAGTTTATGCTTGATGATATGACTGGTGCTGAAGGTGAGGTATTAATCATCGCTTACGGTTCTGTATCACTTGCAGCAAAAGAAGCTATCAGACACTTAAGAGCACAAGGGATCAAAGCAGGACTATTTAGACCTATTACTCTATGGCCAAGCCCAGCAAAAAGAATAAAACATTTTACAGATATGATCAAAAATGTTTTATGTGTTGAGCTAAACATTAGACAATATACTGAAGAAGTAGAAAGAGTTTCAAGTAGACTTGATATTCAAGGTTTATATAAAGTAAATGGTAGAGCAATTTCTCCATATGAGATAGTTGAAAAAGTGAAGGAGATATTCTAATGGCTTTCAATTACGATAAATATCTAAGATTAGAAAAGATGCCAACACTTTGGTGTTGGGGTTGTGGTGATGGTGTTATCCTAAAAGCTGTAATTAGAGCAATTGAAGCTTGTGGATGGAAACAAGATGATGTTTGTGTAGTATCTGGTATTGGATGTAGTGGAAGATTTTCTTCTTATGTTGATTTCAATACAATTCACACAACACATGGTAGAACTGTTGCTTGGGCAACTGGTGTAAAACTAGCAAATCCAGACAAACATGTAATTTGTGTTGCAGGGGACGGTGATGCTATGGCTATTGGTGGAAATCATACAATACATGCTTGTAGAAGAAATATTGATATAAACTTCATTATGATCAATAACTTCATCTATGGTCTTACTAATTCACAAACAAGTCCAACTACTCCTCAAGGTATGTGGACAGTTTCACAAAAAGCTGGTAATATTGACCCAACTTTTGATGCTTGTAATGTTGCAATAGCAAGTGGAGCTTCATTTGTAGCTAGAGAAACTATGCTAGATCCTAAAAAACTTGAAAGAGTTTTAGTAAAAGGTTTCCAACATAAAGGGTTTAGTTTCTTTGATATTATGAGTAACTGCCATATTAACCTTGGTAGAAAAAATAAAATGGATAGTGCAATGAAAAACTTAGAGTGGATTGACTCTATAACTGCACCATTATCAAAATGGGAAAAAATGTCTCCTGAAGAGCAAAAAAATGTATTCCCAACTGGTGTTTTAAAACATGATGAAAATGCTAAAGAATACTGTGAAATGTATGAAGAGATAAAAGCAGTACATCAAGGCAAAAGAAAAGTGATCACTCAAGATGACTTTGAGAAAAAGATATAAGGAGTAACACAATGGCTAGAACATTAATGAGATTTACAGGTGTTGGTGGACAGGGTGTACTTCTTGCTGGTGAGATTTTTGCAGCTGCAAAAATCAAAACTGGTGGTTATGGTTTAAAAACTGCAACTTATACATCTCAAGTTAGAGGTGGTCCAACAGTTGTTGATATTACACTTGATGATAATGAAATTTTTTATCCTTATGCAAATGATGGTGAGATAGATTTTATGCTTTCTGTTGCACAAAAAAGTTATGATTTATTCAAAAATGGTGTTTCAGAAGGTGGTACTATTATTATAGAGCCAAATCTTGTAAAACCAACAGAAGAAGATAGAAAAAAATGGAAAATCCATGAGATTCCTATTATTACTATAGCAAAAGAAGAAGTTGGAAATGTTATTACTCAATCAGTTATTGCTCTTGCAATTGCAAACAAATTTATGAATGCAATTGACAAAGATACATTAAGAGAAGTAATGCTTTCTAAAGTTCCTGCTAAAGTTCATGCCGTAAACAACAAAGCTTATGACTTAGGTTATAAATACGCTGAAGAGGCTATGAATAAATAGCAATATTTGATGATGGTGGTTAGATGGTAGAGACGGTGATTAGAAAATAATTTTTCTCTACCAACTACCACCTAACTTTCCCTTTACTCTATTTTTGATATAATATCTCAATATATTATAATAGAGGTTTTTAAAATGATCAGAATTGATACAACTTCCCCTGAATTTCTCACTGAACTTGAAAATACAAAAAAATTTACTGATAAAGTATGTAACCAATTTGGTTTTGTTTACAATCCACAAAGTGAAGTAAATGAAGCTGTAACTCTTGGACTTACACGAAATAAACTAATATATGACAAAAGATTTTGTCCATGTTTTATGGTAATCGGTGAGACTAAAGAAGAGCAAAAAAATGGTGATAATAGAATATGTCCTTGTAAACCTGCTCTAACACATGAGATACCTGATGAAGGGAAATGTCACTGTGGAATATTTTGTACACCAGAGTATGCAAAAAACAATGCAATAATGGAAGTAGCAGAAATAGCTGTTCATACACACTCAAGAGGACTTACAAAAAAAGAGTGCGAGTTATTACTAGAAAAAGAGTCTGTTGATGCTGATGAGCTTGAGGCACTTTTAGAAGCAAGAGAGCTTGGAATGGTGTATTTTAATCTAGTAGATGTAAGAGAGTGGATGGAGTGGAAATCAAGAAGAATTGAAGGTACTGATTATCTAGTACCAACTACAACATTTTATAACTCTATTTCACAACTAGAAAACCAAAAAGACAAAATCAATATTGTATATTGTTTTAGTGGAAGTAGAAGTGAATATTGTCAATATGTTATGAAAGATTTAGGATTTTCAAAAGTTATCAACTTTGATCATGGTATTATGACTTACAAAGGCAAAGTTGTTAGTGGTGAAGCTTAAAAGTTTTAATGTAGGAACGCCATATTTATATGGTGGTTCTTTAAAGGCAAGCCCAACATGTAGCGAAGTGAAATCCAGCAACGCAGTGAGTACACAAGTCTGGATTCTGATAGGAGATGTATAGTTGCAAATACTATTAAAAAAAACTGGTTATATTATTTTAATGCTTTTACTAATAAGCATAATATCTTTTAGTGTAGTTCAGTTTGCTCCTAATTCTTTTTTTGCTAGTGGTGAGTTAAATCCAAATATCACACCTGAAGCAATAGAAAACCTAAAAGCAATATATGGACTTGATAAGCCTCTATATATACAATTTTTATCATGGATTAGCTCTATTGTGGTACTTGATTTTGGTATAAGTTTTAGCAATGGAGAGAGTGTAAAAGAGACAATTTTAAGTAAGCTTCCAATAACTCTTATTATAAATATAATAAGCATGGTACTAATTTTTATAATCTCATTATATTTAGGAATAAAATCAGCTCTTAATAAAGGTGATTTGTTTGATAAATTTACAAAACAACTTTCACTTCTTAGCTTTTCTATGCCATCATTTTATTTAGCAATTTTATCAATACTTATTTTTGGACTTTGGCTAGAACTAGTCCCAATTTCAGGGGTTAGTTCTGGCAAGTATGATAGTGGCTTTGCATACTATAGTGATATTGCATGGCATTTATTACTTCCTATTACTATCATAGTTTTTGGTGGAATTGGGAGTTTAAGTTTATATATTAGATCTCTTACAATAGAGATATTAAAAAGTGATTATATCTTTTTTGCAAAATCAAGAGGAATAAAGGGATATAAACTTTTTAGATACTATATCTTACCAAACCTTTATCCGCCTGTTATAACACTTCTTGGGCTTTCACTTCCAGGAGTAATAGGTGGTAGTGTAATACTTGAGACTATCTTTTCTATTGATGGGATGGGATTATTGTTTTTTCAAAGTGCAATGAGTAGAGACTATCCTGTGATTATGGGTATACTAATAATTGGTGCATTTTTGACGCTTCTTGGGAATATTTTAGCTGATTTAGTTTTAGCTAAATTAAATCCAAATTTCAAACGCTCTTAGTTTTTATATCACAACTCATATCTTCCAAAGGAGAGTTACTAGCTTTTTTTGAGCTATTGACTCCTTTGAATTTAAGAGATATTTCATCTGGATTTGTTGCATATTTAAGGGCTTCCTCTTTAGTTATAATACCATCAAAATATGCTTCTAATAAACCTTGATCAAAAGTTTGAGTATTGTATATATCAAATCCTTCCTCTAATGCATCTTTTATCTCGTTATCACGATTTTCCCTAATAAGAGATACTATTCTTGGTGATCTTGTTAAGATTTCAAAAATAGCATACCTAGTGCCATCAATTTTTTTTACAAGTCGTTGTGAAATAATTCCTTGGATTACATCGCTTAGTGTAATACGGATTCTATTTTGTTCTTCTGATGGAAATACCCCTATTATTCTATTTATAGTCTCTTTTGCATCAATAGTATGTAAAGTTGCAAATACAAGATGTCCAGTTTGAGCTGCTTGAAGAGCTATTTCTATGGTTTCAAGATCTCTCATCTCACCAACAAGTATAATATCAGGATCTTCTCTTAAACTTGCTCTTAAAGCCATACTAAATGACTGTGTATGTTCACCAACTGCCCTTTGATTTATAATAGATTTTTTATCTTTATGAATAAATTCTATTGGGTCTTCTATGGTTATAATATGTTTTTGTTGGGTTTCATTTATCTCATTTATCAAAGCACTAAGTGTTGTTGATTTTCCACTACCTGTAACACCTGTTACTAGTACAAGCCCACGATTTATAGTAGTAAAATGATTAACTTTATGGCTTAAGCCAAGCTCTTTTATAGAAAATATATCTCCCCTTAAACTTCTAAAAACTATACTTATACCATCATTTTGGAAAAAACAATTCACCCTAAATCTATATTTTTCATCAAGAGCAAAACTAGTATCTATTTCTTTTTTTTCTAAAAACTCGTCATATTTATCTTTTAGTAGTATTTTTGAATATTCTATACACTCTTGAGGAGTAATTATCTCATTATCAAGCTTTATAATATCACCTTGAACTCTTATATAAATTGCTCTTTTTGCTTTGATATGTAAATCACTGCCACCACTTTGGATTAGTTTTTCAAGCTTCTCTTTAAGAAGTAGAGTAAAATCTTTCATTTTTAATAACTGCTATTTTTAGAGATTTCTTCTGGGTTATTTGCAACTTTTAAGGCATCATCTTTAGTTATTAAATTTTTGCTTATTAAATCAAGTAAGACCTGAGATTGGGTCTGCATAGATGTTTGGCTTTGATTTAGTTGCATTTGTGAATAAATCTGATGAATTTTATCTTCTCTTATAAGATTTGCTATTGCGTGATTGTTTATTAAAATCTCTTGTACCCCTACTCTACCACCACCTACTTTTGGGAGTAATGATTGCGAAACAACAGCAAGCAAACTCATAGAAAGCTGAGTTCTAATAAGAGCTTGTTCATCTGATGGAAATACATTTATTATTCTATTTATTGTTTGTACAGCTGAGCTTGTATGTAAAGTTGCAAATACCAAATGTCCAGTTTCTGTTGCTGTGATAGCTAATCTTATTGTTTCTAAATCTCTCATTTCACCTATTAAGATGATATCTGGATCTTCTCTTAGACTTGATCTTAAAGCTTTAGAAAAGCTTTTTGTATCCTCACCAACGCCTCTTTGAGATACCAAAGATTTTTTATGCTCATGTACAAACTCTATTGGATCTTCAATAGTAAGTATATGTTTTTGTGTAGTTTCATTTAGCTTATCTATCATTGCAGCTAATGTGGTTGATTTTCCACTGCCTGTTGGACCAGTGACAAGTATCAATCCTTTATCTTTAGTAATAAGTTCACCAAGAATATTTGGTAAATTTAGTTCATCCATTGTAGGTATTTTTTGAGGGATGATTCTAAAAGAAGCTGCGTTATTACCTTTTTCAAAATAATAATTTGCTCTAAACCTACCTATACCATCTATAAAAAAAGAAAAATCTAGCTCTTTTTCTTCTTCTAATGTTTTCTTTTGTTTGTCATTTAATACACTATAACACAACTGTTTTATATCACTATCACATAGTTTTTCTACATCAAGAGGTATCAACTTTCCATCTACTCTAATTTGAGGTTCACTAAGAGCAACAAGATGTAAATCTGATGCTTTATATGTAGTTATTGTTTTTAAAAGTTGTTCAAGTGTTATAGTACCCATAAAAGCCCCCTATTCATTATCTAACAATATACACTATATATGATAAATTTACAATTAATAATAAAAAAAACAAAAAAATAAGAAAGCTATATAAAAATTTAGTTACATATCTGTATATAGGCACTTTCATAAGAAAATTTTTATCTAATACTAAGGGAACTCCTAATATAATGATAATAATATATAACTGTAAGGAGAGTAGTAAAATGAAAAAAGGTTTTACTCTAATAGAAATTGCAATAGTTCTTGTTATCATAGGGATTATTACTGGTGCGGTGCTTAAAGGTCAAGCACTTATAGATAATGCAAAAGCAAAGAGATTTCAAAGTGATGTAAGAGGTTATGAAGCTCTTGGGTGGACTTACTATGATAGAAAAGCAAACTTTCCAGGGGATTGTAATAAAGATGGTGTGATTGATTATGTTTTAGCTACTACTAAAGGTACATTTTTAGATGAAGCTACAGTTGCAAATGATTGTGAAACACTAAATGAAACTACACCTACAGCTGGTGGGGTAGATACATTTTTTTCAGATTTAAGAAAAACACAAATTGTATCACCTTCACAAACAAATGTTTCACTTGCAACTCACCAATATAGTGACACTTTAAATTTTGGACATGTTACAATTGGTGCAAGCCCAGTTAAGTATAATGCTGTTATTGCTTATGGAGTACCTGCTTGGGTAGCAAAAATGAAAGATACATCGATAGACGGTTCTGAAGTTAGTAATGAAGGAAGAGTAAGAAGAGTAGCAACAATAACTGATGGTGTTGTAACATTTGAAACTGATTGGGTAAAAAGTGGTGAAACAGACAATACAAATATAAATGTAATTTATTTCTTCGATAAACAACCATAGTATGTTATAGTAGGATTTCTCCTACTATAATATCAATTTGAAAGGATTTGATGATATCTATTTTTAAAAAAATTTTTGATAGAAACATTCAAAGCCAGAAATTACTTCTAGAATCTACATTAGAACAAGTATTAGATGTAAAAGATGATGTAATAACATCTTATTTCATCAAAAAAAGAGACCACTTTTTTAAACTTTTAAGTACAAAAACTTATGAATCATCAAAATTTGAAACTATAAATATAATCAAAAAAGCAAGACTTCATATATTACTTGATTCAAAAAATGTAATAAACAAAGAAATAGAAATAAATAGTGTAATAAAAAATCAAAATGCTATAAATAATATACTTACACTAAAAGCAAAAGAGCTTGATAAAGAAGAACTAAAAATAAGGTATTCACAAATACCAGCAAAAAAAAATGCACAAAGTATAATATACAATCTATATGCTATTAAAAAAAGTATTATTTACAGTTACAATGATT contains:
- a CDS encoding peroxiredoxin, which translates into the protein MLVTKKAPDFTATAVLGNNEIVDNFRLYDNLGEKGTVIFFYPLDFTFVCPSEIIAFDKRLEEFTSRGVNVIGVSVDSQFSHFAWKNTDVKNGGIGQVRFPLVADLSKQIARDFDVLFNESVALRGSFLLDSDGTVRHAVINDLPLGRNIDEMIRMVDTMIFVNTHGEVCPAGWQKGDEGMKADTKGVAEYLAKNSEKL
- a CDS encoding heavy-metal-associated domain-containing protein, producing MALKSFEVQNVKCGGCANTLKKSLHDEFGEVDVNLDVMPRVITLDIDDTKINTLKEKLRTLGYPLVTDELSTVQTLKTKAKSFVSCAIGKMDS
- a CDS encoding 4Fe-4S dicluster domain-containing protein, encoding MSRMEAPANTPVWVDESRCKACDICVSVCPAGVLGMRLEPTSTLGAMITIVAPESCIGCNDCELACPDFAIYVADKSEYKFAKLSDEAKQRAQAIKDNNYRILSA
- a CDS encoding 2-oxoglutarate synthase subunit alpha, coding for MATREVISSGNELSALAAVDAGCRFFGGYPITPSSEVMHEISDLLPEVGGACIQMEDEIAGIAATIGAAMSGVRAMTATSGPGVSLKAENLGLAQMAEVPLVLVNVMRGGPSTGLPTRVSQGDVRQARNPSHGDYRSITLCAGNLAECYTEVVRAFNLADRFMQPVIVLTDETLGHMHGKAMLPTAEEVKAGIVPRKVFTGSPEDYRPYGVGADEAAVLNPMFQGYRYHFTGLHHDGKGFPTEEIETCRKLIQRLEDKVMMHTDELEYNEEFMLDDMTGAEGEVLIIAYGSVSLAAKEAIRHLRAQGIKAGLFRPITLWPSPAKRIKHFTDMIKNVLCVELNIRQYTEEVERVSSRLDIQGLYKVNGRAISPYEIVEKVKEIF
- a CDS encoding 2-oxoglutarate ferredoxin oxidoreductase subunit beta — translated: MAFNYDKYLRLEKMPTLWCWGCGDGVILKAVIRAIEACGWKQDDVCVVSGIGCSGRFSSYVDFNTIHTTHGRTVAWATGVKLANPDKHVICVAGDGDAMAIGGNHTIHACRRNIDINFIMINNFIYGLTNSQTSPTTPQGMWTVSQKAGNIDPTFDACNVAIASGASFVARETMLDPKKLERVLVKGFQHKGFSFFDIMSNCHINLGRKNKMDSAMKNLEWIDSITAPLSKWEKMSPEEQKNVFPTGVLKHDENAKEYCEMYEEIKAVHQGKRKVITQDDFEKKI
- a CDS encoding 2-oxoacid:acceptor oxidoreductase family protein codes for the protein MARTLMRFTGVGGQGVLLAGEIFAAAKIKTGGYGLKTATYTSQVRGGPTVVDITLDDNEIFYPYANDGEIDFMLSVAQKSYDLFKNGVSEGGTIIIEPNLVKPTEEDRKKWKIHEIPIITIAKEEVGNVITQSVIALAIANKFMNAIDKDTLREVMLSKVPAKVHAVNNKAYDLGYKYAEEAMNK
- a CDS encoding ferredoxin-thioredoxin reductase catalytic domain-containing protein: MIRIDTTSPEFLTELENTKKFTDKVCNQFGFVYNPQSEVNEAVTLGLTRNKLIYDKRFCPCFMVIGETKEEQKNGDNRICPCKPALTHEIPDEGKCHCGIFCTPEYAKNNAIMEVAEIAVHTHSRGLTKKECELLLEKESVDADELEALLEARELGMVYFNLVDVREWMEWKSRRIEGTDYLVPTTTFYNSISQLENQKDKINIVYCFSGSRSEYCQYVMKDLGFSKVINFDHGIMTYKGKVVSGEA
- a CDS encoding ABC transporter permease translates to MQILLKKTGYIILMLLLISIISFSVVQFAPNSFFASGELNPNITPEAIENLKAIYGLDKPLYIQFLSWISSIVVLDFGISFSNGESVKETILSKLPITLIINIISMVLIFIISLYLGIKSALNKGDLFDKFTKQLSLLSFSMPSFYLAILSILIFGLWLELVPISGVSSGKYDSGFAYYSDIAWHLLLPITIIVFGGIGSLSLYIRSLTIEILKSDYIFFAKSRGIKGYKLFRYYILPNLYPPVITLLGLSLPGVIGGSVILETIFSIDGMGLLFFQSAMSRDYPVIMGILIIGAFLTLLGNILADLVLAKLNPNFKRS
- a CDS encoding type IV pilus twitching motility protein PilT — its product is MKDFTLLLKEKLEKLIQSGGSDLHIKAKRAIYIRVQGDIIKLDNEIITPQECIEYSKILLKDKYDEFLEKKEIDTSFALDEKYRFRVNCFFQNDGISIVFRSLRGDIFSIKELGLSHKVNHFTTINRGLVLVTGVTGSGKSTTLSALINEINETQQKHIITIEDPIEFIHKDKKSIINQRAVGEHTQSFSMALRASLREDPDIILVGEMRDLETIEIALQAAQTGHLVFATLHTIDAKETINRIIGVFPSEEQNRIRITLSDVIQGIISQRLVKKIDGTRYAIFEILTRSPRIVSLIRENRDNEIKDALEEGFDIYNTQTFDQGLLEAYFDGIITKEEALKYATNPDEISLKFKGVNSSKKASNSPLEDMSCDIKTKSV
- a CDS encoding type IV pilus twitching motility protein PilT, with the translated sequence MGTITLEQLLKTITTYKASDLHLVALSEPQIRVDGKLIPLDVEKLCDSDIKQLCYSVLNDKQKKTLEEEKELDFSFFIDGIGRFRANYYFEKGNNAASFRIIPQKIPTMDELNLPNILGELITKDKGLILVTGPTGSGKSTTLAAMIDKLNETTQKHILTIEDPIEFVHEHKKSLVSQRGVGEDTKSFSKALRSSLREDPDIILIGEMRDLETIRLAITATETGHLVFATLHTSSAVQTINRIINVFPSDEQALIRTQLSMSLLAVVSQSLLPKVGGGRVGVQEILINNHAIANLIREDKIHQIYSQMQLNQSQTSMQTQSQVLLDLISKNLITKDDALKVANNPEEISKNSSY
- a CDS encoding type II secretion system protein yields the protein MKKGFTLIEIAIVLVIIGIITGAVLKGQALIDNAKAKRFQSDVRGYEALGWTYYDRKANFPGDCNKDGVIDYVLATTKGTFLDEATVANDCETLNETTPTAGGVDTFFSDLRKTQIVSPSQTNVSLATHQYSDTLNFGHVTIGASPVKYNAVIAYGVPAWVAKMKDTSIDGSEVSNEGRVRRVATITDGVVTFETDWVKSGETDNTNINVIYFFDKQP